The Nothobranchius furzeri strain GRZ-AD chromosome 8, NfurGRZ-RIMD1, whole genome shotgun sequence genome includes a region encoding these proteins:
- the LOC107392825 gene encoding 3',5'-cyclic-AMP phosphodiesterase 4C isoform X9, with the protein MSETLWESSEETASIPLSSSHPVKLKPQSPSSSSCGSPRMSPCNSPRDSPRHSPMLFRKLLVNRSIALQRRFTLAHTPSFDVENGLSVGRSPLDSQTSPGSGLVLQGNYPHSQRRESFLYRSDSDFDLSPKAMSRNSSTASDLHGEDMIVTPFAQVLASLRTVRSNVAALTHLQDRVGNKRPTGTSQPPMCKPCLSEEPYQKLAVETLEELDWCLDQLETLQTRHSVSEMASNKFKRMLNRELTQLSETSRSGNQVSNYIANTFLEKQHDVEILSPPSKEKEKKKRPMSQISGVKKATQSPSLASACIPRFGVNTPHESQLAKEIEDLSRWGMDIFKLAEYSGNRPLTVIMYSIFQERDLLKTFKVPIDTFITFMMTLEDHYHMDVAYHNNIHAADVVQSTHVLLSTPALEAVFTDLEIMAALFASAIHDVDHPGVTNQFLINTSSELALMYNDASVLENHHLAVGFKLLQEENCDIFQNLSKKQKDSLRKMVIDMVLATDMSKHMNFLADMKTMVETKKVTSLGVLLLDNYSDRIQVLQNMVHCADLSNPTKPLELYRKWTDRIMVEFFTQGDRERDKGMEISPMCDKHNASIEKSQVGFIDYIVHPLWETWADLVHPDAQDILDTLEDNREWYQSMIPRSPSPTSPDEHHAEVGPADGAVGAGGAISSTGGGAGGDKFQFELTLEEEEEDDEEGDSDLESPLDEGSQTGGDRHQDSSPSLSPDPRINSSRYRPPSPHPSRTLSLASMSVKSPHPHRTLGSPGQDGADRDRELSQESDGVACLRLGT; encoded by the exons tttTGATGTGGAGAATGGCCTGTCAGTGGGTCGCAGTCCACTGGACTCTCAAACTAGCCCAGGCTCGGGTCTGGTTCTGCAGGGGAACTACCCTCACAGTCAGCGCCGCGAGTCTTTCCTCTACCGCTCCGACTCAGACTTCGACCTGTCACCAAAAGCCATGTCTCGTAACTCGTCCACCGCCAGCGACCT gcATGGAGAAGACATGATAGTGACTCCCTTTGCACAG GTTCTGGCCAGTCTTCGAACTGTGAGAAGTAACGTTGCTGCCTTGACACACCTTCAGGACCGTGTTGGAAACAA ACGTCCGACAGGCACCAGTCAGCCTCCTATGTGCAAACCATGTCTTTCAG AGGAGCCCTATCAGAAGCTGGCGGTGGAAACACTGGAAGAATTGGACTGGTGTCTGGACCAGCTGGAGACGCTGCAGACGAGACACTCAGTCAGCGAGATGGCATCAAATAAG TTTAAGAGGATGCTGAACCGCGAGCTGACACAGCTGTCGGAGACGAGCCGCTCAGGGAATCAGGTGTCAAATTATATCGCCAACACCTTCCTCG AAAAGCAACATGACGTGGAGATCCTGTCTCCGCCTTcaaaggagaaagagaagaagaagaggccGATGTCACAGATCAGTGGTGTGAAAAAGGCCACACAGAGTCCAAGCTTAGCGTCTGCCTGCATCCCTCGCTTTGGAGTTAACACACCTCACGAGAGCCAGCTGGCAAAG GAAATCGAGGACCTTAGTCGTTGGGGTATGGATATTTTCAAATTAGCAGAATATTCAGGAAATCGTCCTCTGACGGTGATCATGTACTCCATCTTCCAG GAGCGCGACCTTCTGAAAACCTTTAAGGTGCCTATCGACACCTTCATTACGTTCATGATGACCTTGGAGGACCACTACCACATGGACGTAGCGTATCACAACAACATCCATGCAGCTGACGTGGTGCAGTCTACCCACGTCCTCCTGTCCACTCCTGCTTTAGAG GCCGTGTTCACAGACCTGGAGATCATGGCCGCTCTGTTCGCCAGCGCCATCCACGATGTCGACCATCCAGGTGTCACCAACCAGTTCCTCATTAACACCA GTTCTGAGCTAGCTCTCATGTACAACGATGCCTCAGTTCTGGAGAACCATCATCTCGCTGTGGGCTTCAAACTACTGCAAGAAGAAAACTGTGACATCTTCCAGAACCTCAGCAAGAAGCAGAAGGACTCCCTCCGAAAGATGGTGATCGACATG GTGCTGGCCACAGATATGTCCAAACACATGAACTTCTTGGCAGACATGAAGACGATGGTGGAGACCAAGAAGGTGACGAGCTTGGGAGTCCTGCTACTCGACAATTACTCTGACCGCATCCAG GTTCTACAGAACATGGTCCACTGTGCTGACTTGAGCAACCCAACCAAACCACTGGAGCTTTACCGGAAGTGGACGGACCGCATCATGGTGGAGTTCTTCACACAGGGAGACAGAGAGCGGGACAAGGGCATGGAAATCAGTCCCATGTGTGACAAACACAACGCCTCCATAGAAAAGAGCCAG GTGGGGTTCATTGACTACATCGTGCATCCTCTGTGGGAGACCTGGGCAGACCTGGTGCACCCTGATGCTCAGGACATCCTGGACACGCTGGAGGACAACAGGGAGTGGTACCAGAGCATGATCCCCCGCAGCCCGTCGCCTACGAGCCCAGATGAACACCATGCTGAGGTGGGACCAGCAGACGGAGCTGTGGGAGCTGGAGGAGCTATCTCCTCAACAGGAGGGGGAGCGGGAGGAGACAAATTCCAGTTTGAACTCAccctggaggaagaggaggaggatgacgAAGAAGGGGATTCTGACCTTGAAAGCCCCTTAGATGAGGGGTCGCAGACAGGTGGAGACAGGCACCAGGACTCCTCCCCCTCTCTTTCCCCAGACCCTCGTATTAACAGCAGCAGATACCGTCCCCCCTCGCCTCACCCGTCTCGGACCCTGAGTTTGGCTTCCATGTCGGTCAAAAGTCCCCACCCCCACAGGACGCTGGGCTCCCCGGGGCAAGATGGTGCTGACAGGGACAGAGAGCTGAGCCAGGAAAGCGACGGCGTGGCCTGCCTGCGACTGGGAACGTAG
- the LOC107392825 gene encoding 3',5'-cyclic-AMP phosphodiesterase 4C isoform X7 has product MSRFEGRRGSSPAVQVIRRRFSGPLLLPPLWRRHSSQDHPRDARRLSSAHSLPLARLQELYSQALASHDDLRFDVENGLSVGRSPLDSQTSPGSGLVLQGNYPHSQRRESFLYRSDSDFDLSPKAMSRNSSTASDLEEGLKHWEVSWLPRHGEDMIVTPFAQVLASLRTVRSNVAALTHLQDRVGNKRPTGTSQPPMCKPCLSEEPYQKLAVETLEELDWCLDQLETLQTRHSVSEMASNKFKRMLNRELTQLSETSRSGNQVSNYIANTFLEKQHDVEILSPPSKEKEKKKRPMSQISGVKKATQSPSLASACIPRFGVNTPHESQLAKEIEDLSRWGMDIFKLAEYSGNRPLTVIMYSIFQERDLLKTFKVPIDTFITFMMTLEDHYHMDVAYHNNIHAADVVQSTHVLLSTPALEAVFTDLEIMAALFASAIHDVDHPGVTNQFLINTSSELALMYNDASVLENHHLAVGFKLLQEENCDIFQNLSKKQKDSLRKMVIDMVLATDMSKHMNFLADMKTMVETKKVTSLGVLLLDNYSDRIQVLQNMVHCADLSNPTKPLELYRKWTDRIMVEFFTQGDRERDKGMEISPMCDKHNASIEKSQVGFIDYIVHPLWETWADLVHPDAQDILDTLEDNREWYQSMIPRSPSPTSPDEHHAEVGPADGAVGAGGAISSTGGGAGGDKFQFELTLEEEEEDDEEGDSDLESPLDEGSQTGGDRHQDSSPSLSPDPRINSSRYRPPSPHPSRTLSLASMSVKSPHPHRTLGSPGQDGADRDRELSQESDGVACLRLGT; this is encoded by the exons tttTGATGTGGAGAATGGCCTGTCAGTGGGTCGCAGTCCACTGGACTCTCAAACTAGCCCAGGCTCGGGTCTGGTTCTGCAGGGGAACTACCCTCACAGTCAGCGCCGCGAGTCTTTCCTCTACCGCTCCGACTCAGACTTCGACCTGTCACCAAAAGCCATGTCTCGTAACTCGTCCACCGCCAGCGACCT GGAGGAAGGATTGAAGCATTGGGAAGTCAGTTGGCTGCCTCG gcATGGAGAAGACATGATAGTGACTCCCTTTGCACAG GTTCTGGCCAGTCTTCGAACTGTGAGAAGTAACGTTGCTGCCTTGACACACCTTCAGGACCGTGTTGGAAACAA ACGTCCGACAGGCACCAGTCAGCCTCCTATGTGCAAACCATGTCTTTCAG AGGAGCCCTATCAGAAGCTGGCGGTGGAAACACTGGAAGAATTGGACTGGTGTCTGGACCAGCTGGAGACGCTGCAGACGAGACACTCAGTCAGCGAGATGGCATCAAATAAG TTTAAGAGGATGCTGAACCGCGAGCTGACACAGCTGTCGGAGACGAGCCGCTCAGGGAATCAGGTGTCAAATTATATCGCCAACACCTTCCTCG AAAAGCAACATGACGTGGAGATCCTGTCTCCGCCTTcaaaggagaaagagaagaagaagaggccGATGTCACAGATCAGTGGTGTGAAAAAGGCCACACAGAGTCCAAGCTTAGCGTCTGCCTGCATCCCTCGCTTTGGAGTTAACACACCTCACGAGAGCCAGCTGGCAAAG GAAATCGAGGACCTTAGTCGTTGGGGTATGGATATTTTCAAATTAGCAGAATATTCAGGAAATCGTCCTCTGACGGTGATCATGTACTCCATCTTCCAG GAGCGCGACCTTCTGAAAACCTTTAAGGTGCCTATCGACACCTTCATTACGTTCATGATGACCTTGGAGGACCACTACCACATGGACGTAGCGTATCACAACAACATCCATGCAGCTGACGTGGTGCAGTCTACCCACGTCCTCCTGTCCACTCCTGCTTTAGAG GCCGTGTTCACAGACCTGGAGATCATGGCCGCTCTGTTCGCCAGCGCCATCCACGATGTCGACCATCCAGGTGTCACCAACCAGTTCCTCATTAACACCA GTTCTGAGCTAGCTCTCATGTACAACGATGCCTCAGTTCTGGAGAACCATCATCTCGCTGTGGGCTTCAAACTACTGCAAGAAGAAAACTGTGACATCTTCCAGAACCTCAGCAAGAAGCAGAAGGACTCCCTCCGAAAGATGGTGATCGACATG GTGCTGGCCACAGATATGTCCAAACACATGAACTTCTTGGCAGACATGAAGACGATGGTGGAGACCAAGAAGGTGACGAGCTTGGGAGTCCTGCTACTCGACAATTACTCTGACCGCATCCAG GTTCTACAGAACATGGTCCACTGTGCTGACTTGAGCAACCCAACCAAACCACTGGAGCTTTACCGGAAGTGGACGGACCGCATCATGGTGGAGTTCTTCACACAGGGAGACAGAGAGCGGGACAAGGGCATGGAAATCAGTCCCATGTGTGACAAACACAACGCCTCCATAGAAAAGAGCCAG GTGGGGTTCATTGACTACATCGTGCATCCTCTGTGGGAGACCTGGGCAGACCTGGTGCACCCTGATGCTCAGGACATCCTGGACACGCTGGAGGACAACAGGGAGTGGTACCAGAGCATGATCCCCCGCAGCCCGTCGCCTACGAGCCCAGATGAACACCATGCTGAGGTGGGACCAGCAGACGGAGCTGTGGGAGCTGGAGGAGCTATCTCCTCAACAGGAGGGGGAGCGGGAGGAGACAAATTCCAGTTTGAACTCAccctggaggaagaggaggaggatgacgAAGAAGGGGATTCTGACCTTGAAAGCCCCTTAGATGAGGGGTCGCAGACAGGTGGAGACAGGCACCAGGACTCCTCCCCCTCTCTTTCCCCAGACCCTCGTATTAACAGCAGCAGATACCGTCCCCCCTCGCCTCACCCGTCTCGGACCCTGAGTTTGGCTTCCATGTCGGTCAAAAGTCCCCACCCCCACAGGACGCTGGGCTCCCCGGGGCAAGATGGTGCTGACAGGGACAGAGAGCTGAGCCAGGAAAGCGACGGCGTGGCCTGCCTGCGACTGGGAACGTAG
- the LOC107392825 gene encoding 3',5'-cyclic-AMP phosphodiesterase 4C isoform X1, translating to MSETLWESSEETASIPLSSSHPVKLKPQSPSSSSCGSPRMSPCNSPRDSPRHSPMLFRKLLVNRSIALQRRFTLAHTPSFDVENGLSVGRSPLDSQTSPGSGLVLQGNYPHSQRRESFLYRSDSDFDLSPKAMSRNSSTASDLEEGLKHWEVSWLPRHGEDMIVTPFAQVLASLRTVRSNVAALTHLQDRVGNKRPTGTSQPPMCKPCLSGTTVSPAFVTHEQEEPYQKLAVETLEELDWCLDQLETLQTRHSVSEMASNKFKRMLNRELTQLSETSRSGNQVSNYIANTFLEKQHDVEILSPPSKEKEKKKRPMSQISGVKKATQSPSLASACIPRFGVNTPHESQLAKEIEDLSRWGMDIFKLAEYSGNRPLTVIMYSIFQERDLLKTFKVPIDTFITFMMTLEDHYHMDVAYHNNIHAADVVQSTHVLLSTPALEAVFTDLEIMAALFASAIHDVDHPGVTNQFLINTSSELALMYNDASVLENHHLAVGFKLLQEENCDIFQNLSKKQKDSLRKMVIDMVLATDMSKHMNFLADMKTMVETKKVTSLGVLLLDNYSDRIQVLQNMVHCADLSNPTKPLELYRKWTDRIMVEFFTQGDRERDKGMEISPMCDKHNASIEKSQVGFIDYIVHPLWETWADLVHPDAQDILDTLEDNREWYQSMIPRSPSPTSPDEHHAEVGPADGAVGAGGAISSTGGGAGGDKFQFELTLEEEEEDDEEGDSDLESPLDEGSQTGGDRHQDSSPSLSPDPRINSSRYRPPSPHPSRTLSLASMSVKSPHPHRTLGSPGQDGADRDRELSQESDGVACLRLGT from the exons tttTGATGTGGAGAATGGCCTGTCAGTGGGTCGCAGTCCACTGGACTCTCAAACTAGCCCAGGCTCGGGTCTGGTTCTGCAGGGGAACTACCCTCACAGTCAGCGCCGCGAGTCTTTCCTCTACCGCTCCGACTCAGACTTCGACCTGTCACCAAAAGCCATGTCTCGTAACTCGTCCACCGCCAGCGACCT GGAGGAAGGATTGAAGCATTGGGAAGTCAGTTGGCTGCCTCG gcATGGAGAAGACATGATAGTGACTCCCTTTGCACAG GTTCTGGCCAGTCTTCGAACTGTGAGAAGTAACGTTGCTGCCTTGACACACCTTCAGGACCGTGTTGGAAACAA ACGTCCGACAGGCACCAGTCAGCCTCCTATGTGCAAACCATGTCTTTCAGGTACGACGGTGTCCCCAGCTTTTGTCACTCATGAACAAG AGGAGCCCTATCAGAAGCTGGCGGTGGAAACACTGGAAGAATTGGACTGGTGTCTGGACCAGCTGGAGACGCTGCAGACGAGACACTCAGTCAGCGAGATGGCATCAAATAAG TTTAAGAGGATGCTGAACCGCGAGCTGACACAGCTGTCGGAGACGAGCCGCTCAGGGAATCAGGTGTCAAATTATATCGCCAACACCTTCCTCG AAAAGCAACATGACGTGGAGATCCTGTCTCCGCCTTcaaaggagaaagagaagaagaagaggccGATGTCACAGATCAGTGGTGTGAAAAAGGCCACACAGAGTCCAAGCTTAGCGTCTGCCTGCATCCCTCGCTTTGGAGTTAACACACCTCACGAGAGCCAGCTGGCAAAG GAAATCGAGGACCTTAGTCGTTGGGGTATGGATATTTTCAAATTAGCAGAATATTCAGGAAATCGTCCTCTGACGGTGATCATGTACTCCATCTTCCAG GAGCGCGACCTTCTGAAAACCTTTAAGGTGCCTATCGACACCTTCATTACGTTCATGATGACCTTGGAGGACCACTACCACATGGACGTAGCGTATCACAACAACATCCATGCAGCTGACGTGGTGCAGTCTACCCACGTCCTCCTGTCCACTCCTGCTTTAGAG GCCGTGTTCACAGACCTGGAGATCATGGCCGCTCTGTTCGCCAGCGCCATCCACGATGTCGACCATCCAGGTGTCACCAACCAGTTCCTCATTAACACCA GTTCTGAGCTAGCTCTCATGTACAACGATGCCTCAGTTCTGGAGAACCATCATCTCGCTGTGGGCTTCAAACTACTGCAAGAAGAAAACTGTGACATCTTCCAGAACCTCAGCAAGAAGCAGAAGGACTCCCTCCGAAAGATGGTGATCGACATG GTGCTGGCCACAGATATGTCCAAACACATGAACTTCTTGGCAGACATGAAGACGATGGTGGAGACCAAGAAGGTGACGAGCTTGGGAGTCCTGCTACTCGACAATTACTCTGACCGCATCCAG GTTCTACAGAACATGGTCCACTGTGCTGACTTGAGCAACCCAACCAAACCACTGGAGCTTTACCGGAAGTGGACGGACCGCATCATGGTGGAGTTCTTCACACAGGGAGACAGAGAGCGGGACAAGGGCATGGAAATCAGTCCCATGTGTGACAAACACAACGCCTCCATAGAAAAGAGCCAG GTGGGGTTCATTGACTACATCGTGCATCCTCTGTGGGAGACCTGGGCAGACCTGGTGCACCCTGATGCTCAGGACATCCTGGACACGCTGGAGGACAACAGGGAGTGGTACCAGAGCATGATCCCCCGCAGCCCGTCGCCTACGAGCCCAGATGAACACCATGCTGAGGTGGGACCAGCAGACGGAGCTGTGGGAGCTGGAGGAGCTATCTCCTCAACAGGAGGGGGAGCGGGAGGAGACAAATTCCAGTTTGAACTCAccctggaggaagaggaggaggatgacgAAGAAGGGGATTCTGACCTTGAAAGCCCCTTAGATGAGGGGTCGCAGACAGGTGGAGACAGGCACCAGGACTCCTCCCCCTCTCTTTCCCCAGACCCTCGTATTAACAGCAGCAGATACCGTCCCCCCTCGCCTCACCCGTCTCGGACCCTGAGTTTGGCTTCCATGTCGGTCAAAAGTCCCCACCCCCACAGGACGCTGGGCTCCCCGGGGCAAGATGGTGCTGACAGGGACAGAGAGCTGAGCCAGGAAAGCGACGGCGTGGCCTGCCTGCGACTGGGAACGTAG
- the LOC107392825 gene encoding 3',5'-cyclic-AMP phosphodiesterase 4C isoform X8: MECATLSREGAGLAKPPKHLWRQPRTHIRIKQRFYSDTERYLCRNRTLEKLRPGLKKPRMSWPSSLRRFDVENGLSVGRSPLDSQTSPGSGLVLQGNYPHSQRRESFLYRSDSDFDLSPKAMSRNSSTASDLHGEDMIVTPFAQVLASLRTVRSNVAALTHLQDRVGNKRPTGTSQPPMCKPCLSGTTVSPAFVTHEQEEPYQKLAVETLEELDWCLDQLETLQTRHSVSEMASNKFKRMLNRELTQLSETSRSGNQVSNYIANTFLEKQHDVEILSPPSKEKEKKKRPMSQISGVKKATQSPSLASACIPRFGVNTPHESQLAKEIEDLSRWGMDIFKLAEYSGNRPLTVIMYSIFQERDLLKTFKVPIDTFITFMMTLEDHYHMDVAYHNNIHAADVVQSTHVLLSTPALEAVFTDLEIMAALFASAIHDVDHPGVTNQFLINTSSELALMYNDASVLENHHLAVGFKLLQEENCDIFQNLSKKQKDSLRKMVIDMVLATDMSKHMNFLADMKTMVETKKVTSLGVLLLDNYSDRIQVLQNMVHCADLSNPTKPLELYRKWTDRIMVEFFTQGDRERDKGMEISPMCDKHNASIEKSQVGFIDYIVHPLWETWADLVHPDAQDILDTLEDNREWYQSMIPRSPSPTSPDEHHAEVGPADGAVGAGGAISSTGGGAGGDKFQFELTLEEEEEDDEEGDSDLESPLDEGSQTGGDRHQDSSPSLSPDPRINSSRYRPPSPHPSRTLSLASMSVKSPHPHRTLGSPGQDGADRDRELSQESDGVACLRLGT; the protein is encoded by the exons tttTGATGTGGAGAATGGCCTGTCAGTGGGTCGCAGTCCACTGGACTCTCAAACTAGCCCAGGCTCGGGTCTGGTTCTGCAGGGGAACTACCCTCACAGTCAGCGCCGCGAGTCTTTCCTCTACCGCTCCGACTCAGACTTCGACCTGTCACCAAAAGCCATGTCTCGTAACTCGTCCACCGCCAGCGACCT gcATGGAGAAGACATGATAGTGACTCCCTTTGCACAG GTTCTGGCCAGTCTTCGAACTGTGAGAAGTAACGTTGCTGCCTTGACACACCTTCAGGACCGTGTTGGAAACAA ACGTCCGACAGGCACCAGTCAGCCTCCTATGTGCAAACCATGTCTTTCAGGTACGACGGTGTCCCCAGCTTTTGTCACTCATGAACAAG AGGAGCCCTATCAGAAGCTGGCGGTGGAAACACTGGAAGAATTGGACTGGTGTCTGGACCAGCTGGAGACGCTGCAGACGAGACACTCAGTCAGCGAGATGGCATCAAATAAG TTTAAGAGGATGCTGAACCGCGAGCTGACACAGCTGTCGGAGACGAGCCGCTCAGGGAATCAGGTGTCAAATTATATCGCCAACACCTTCCTCG AAAAGCAACATGACGTGGAGATCCTGTCTCCGCCTTcaaaggagaaagagaagaagaagaggccGATGTCACAGATCAGTGGTGTGAAAAAGGCCACACAGAGTCCAAGCTTAGCGTCTGCCTGCATCCCTCGCTTTGGAGTTAACACACCTCACGAGAGCCAGCTGGCAAAG GAAATCGAGGACCTTAGTCGTTGGGGTATGGATATTTTCAAATTAGCAGAATATTCAGGAAATCGTCCTCTGACGGTGATCATGTACTCCATCTTCCAG GAGCGCGACCTTCTGAAAACCTTTAAGGTGCCTATCGACACCTTCATTACGTTCATGATGACCTTGGAGGACCACTACCACATGGACGTAGCGTATCACAACAACATCCATGCAGCTGACGTGGTGCAGTCTACCCACGTCCTCCTGTCCACTCCTGCTTTAGAG GCCGTGTTCACAGACCTGGAGATCATGGCCGCTCTGTTCGCCAGCGCCATCCACGATGTCGACCATCCAGGTGTCACCAACCAGTTCCTCATTAACACCA GTTCTGAGCTAGCTCTCATGTACAACGATGCCTCAGTTCTGGAGAACCATCATCTCGCTGTGGGCTTCAAACTACTGCAAGAAGAAAACTGTGACATCTTCCAGAACCTCAGCAAGAAGCAGAAGGACTCCCTCCGAAAGATGGTGATCGACATG GTGCTGGCCACAGATATGTCCAAACACATGAACTTCTTGGCAGACATGAAGACGATGGTGGAGACCAAGAAGGTGACGAGCTTGGGAGTCCTGCTACTCGACAATTACTCTGACCGCATCCAG GTTCTACAGAACATGGTCCACTGTGCTGACTTGAGCAACCCAACCAAACCACTGGAGCTTTACCGGAAGTGGACGGACCGCATCATGGTGGAGTTCTTCACACAGGGAGACAGAGAGCGGGACAAGGGCATGGAAATCAGTCCCATGTGTGACAAACACAACGCCTCCATAGAAAAGAGCCAG GTGGGGTTCATTGACTACATCGTGCATCCTCTGTGGGAGACCTGGGCAGACCTGGTGCACCCTGATGCTCAGGACATCCTGGACACGCTGGAGGACAACAGGGAGTGGTACCAGAGCATGATCCCCCGCAGCCCGTCGCCTACGAGCCCAGATGAACACCATGCTGAGGTGGGACCAGCAGACGGAGCTGTGGGAGCTGGAGGAGCTATCTCCTCAACAGGAGGGGGAGCGGGAGGAGACAAATTCCAGTTTGAACTCAccctggaggaagaggaggaggatgacgAAGAAGGGGATTCTGACCTTGAAAGCCCCTTAGATGAGGGGTCGCAGACAGGTGGAGACAGGCACCAGGACTCCTCCCCCTCTCTTTCCCCAGACCCTCGTATTAACAGCAGCAGATACCGTCCCCCCTCGCCTCACCCGTCTCGGACCCTGAGTTTGGCTTCCATGTCGGTCAAAAGTCCCCACCCCCACAGGACGCTGGGCTCCCCGGGGCAAGATGGTGCTGACAGGGACAGAGAGCTGAGCCAGGAAAGCGACGGCGTGGCCTGCCTGCGACTGGGAACGTAG